One genomic segment of Clavelina lepadiformis chromosome 3, kaClaLepa1.1, whole genome shotgun sequence includes these proteins:
- the LOC143449001 gene encoding tubulin alpha chain yields the protein MRECISVHVGQAGVQIGNACWELYCLEHGIQPDGQMPSDVTVGSCEDSFNTFFSETGSGKHVPRAVFVDLEPTVVDEVRTGTYRQLFHPEQLITGKEDAANNYARGHYTVGKEMVDQVLDRVRKLADQCTGLQGFLLFHSFGGGTGSGFTSLLMERLSVDYGKKSKLEFAIYPAPQISTAVVEPYNSILTTHTTLEHSDCAFMVDNEAIYDICRRNLDIARPTYTNLNRLMGQIVSSITASLRFDGALNVDLTEFQTNLVPYPRIHFPLVTYAPVISAEKAYHEQLSVSEITNACFEPANQMVKCDPRHGKYMACCMLYRGDVVPKDVNAAIASIKTKRTIQFVDWCPTGFKVGINYQPPTVVPGGDLAKVQRAVCMLSNTTAIAEAWARLDHKFDLMYAKRAFVHWYVGEGMEEGEFSEAREDLAALEKDYEEVGLDSAGADDVEDDDEY from the exons ATG CGTGAATGTATTTCTGTCCACGTTGGTCAAGCCGGTGTACAAATCGGTAATGCCTGCTGGGAGTTGTATTGTCTAGAACACGGCATTCAGCCTGACGGACAGATGCCTAGTGATGTGACTGTTGGAAGCTGTGAAGATTCCTTTAACACATTCTTCAGCGAAACTGGCTCTGGCAAGCACGTACCACGGGCTGTTTTCGTTGATTTAGAGCCGACGGTTGTTG ACGAAGTCCGTACAGGAACTTACCGACAGTTGTTTCATCCTGAGCAGTTAATAACTGGAAAAGAAGATGCCGCGAACAACTACGCACGCGGTCATTACACCGTCG GAAAAGAAATGGTGGACCAGGTTCTTGACCGTGTTCGAAAGTTGGCGGATCAGTGTACCGGCCTTCAAggatttttgctttttcactCCTTCGGAGGTGGAACAGGATCTGGTTTTACATCTCTGCTGATGGAAAGATTGTCAGTGGACTATGGCAAGAAGTCAAAGTTGGAATTCGCTATTTATCCTGCTCCCCAG ATTTCCACTGCGGTAGTGGAGCCATACAACTCCATTTTGACTACGCACACCACGTTGGAGCACTCTGACTGTGCCTTCATGGTCGATAACGAAGCCATCTACGATATTTGTCGCCGAAATCTTGACATCGCGCGACCAACCTACACTAACCTAAATCGCCTGATGGGACAGATTGTGTCTTCCATCACAGCTTCTCTTCGATTTGATGGAGCGCTCAACGTTGATCTGACAGAGTTCCAGACCAATTTGGTGCCATACCCACGCATACATTTTCCGCTGGTTACTTACGCTCCCGTTATTTCAGCAGAGAAAGCTTACCATGAACAACTTTCTGTCTCTGAAATTACCAATGCTTGCTTCGAGCCAGCCAATCAGATGGTTAAGTGTGATCCACGTCATGGCAAGTATATGGCATGCTGCATGTTGTACCGTGGAGACGTCGTTCCCAAAGATGTGAACGCAGCTATCGCTTCAATCAAAACCAAACGTACCATACAG TTTGTCGATTGGTGTCCTACTGGCTTCAAAGTGGGAATCAACTACCAGCCACCAACTGTCGTTCCTGGAGGTGATCTGGCCAAAGTGCAAAGGGCTGTTTGCATGTTGAGTAACACGACTGCCATTGCTGAGGCCTGGGCTCGTTTGGATCATAAATTCGATCTTATGTACGCCAAGCGCGCTTTCGTCCATTG GTACGTCGGCGAGGGCATGGAGGAGGGCGAATTCTCTGAAGCCCGTGAAGATCTGGCCGCACTCGAAAAAGATTACGAAGAAGTCGGATTAGACTCGGCTGGAGCTGACGATGTTGAGGATGATGACGAATATTGA
- the LOC143448999 gene encoding 4-galactosyl-N-acetylglucosaminide 3-alpha-L-fucosyltransferase FUT6-like isoform X2 translates to MVDRAVLSKILIVLIVLVTSSTYLCYNFLFTDTFNTFSKTHQVLLRWPKRLTSSTNQHEPFNDIQIPTTTKTASNQATSTGVGLTQVRANLSQKLHEALSNSTEQYNIIIWEPPFGAKSTNHLDQSKCGACDVSYDQGKVHDPMTKAVVFHFNQHKMPQTRRSDQYYVWWSMEGPPALRELRGMKLSEYDNVFNLTMTYRQDSDIYSPYSIAADVLQNIQSSGSGDPNKDLDQLISKKNAMVIWMVSNCGATKGAQTRMKLVQDVINAGLPVDRRGGCFPKNKPAPRGQQLEIISEFKFYFAFENSYHCLDYITEKLSFNAFKGGAVPVVFGAKKSDYQAVVPPNSCIYVDDFENLQNLVNYLKYLDKNVTAYKEYLKWRTMKPEEMPNYGRSTKLCQLCRVLHGINVDNLFNPFYSEKYSSIPLFGHSSAPRVVTSLREWFYGPLSKDCLANY, encoded by the exons ATGGTTGACAGAGCTGTTCTGAGCAAGATACTGATTGTTCTAATAGTGctggtgacgtcatcaacgtatctttgttacaattttcttttcacGGATACCTTTAATACTTTTTCCAAAACACATCAAGTCTTGTTACGTTGGCCGAAGAGATTAACGTCGTCCACTAACCAACATGAGCCGTTCAATGATATTCAAAttccaacaacaacaaaaactgcatCGAACCAAGCAACAAGCACTGGGGTCGGTTTAACGCAGGTTCGGGCCAATCTCTCACAAAAACTTCATGAAGCGTTGTCAAATTCTACTGAACAG TACAATATTATCATTTGGGAACCACCATTCGGAGCTAAATCAACAAATCATCTCGATCAATCCAAATGTGGGGCATGTGACGTTTCATATGATCAAGGAAAA GTGCACGATCCAATGACAAAGGCTGTAGTTTTCCACTTCAATCAACATAAAATGCCACAAACAAG ACGCTCGGACCAGTATTACGTGTGGTGGTCCATGGAAGGTCCCCCAGCACTACGAGAATTGAGAGGAATGAAACTATCAGAATATgacaatgttttcaatcttacAATGACGTACAG ACAGGATTCTGACATATACAGCCCCTACTCAATTGCAGCTGACGTGTTGCAAAATATACAATCAAGCGGGTCAGGAGATCCAAATAAAGATCTTGATCAACTGATATCAAAAAAGAACGCAATGGTCATTTGGATGGTTTCAAACTGTGGTGCTACCAAAGGGGCCCAAACCAGGATGAAACTGGTTCAGGATGTGATAAATGCTGGGCTGCCAGTTGATCGACGAGGAGGttgttttccaaaaaacaAACCAGCACCTCGAGGGCAGCAGCTTGAAATTATCAGTGAATTCAAGTTCTACTTCGCTTTTGAAAACAGCTATCACTGTCTTGATTATATCACTGAAAAACTATCTTTTAATGCTTTCAAAGGAGGAGCTGTTCCTGTCGTTTTTGGAGCTAAGAAATCAGATTACCAAGCTGTTGTACCACCAAATTCTTGTATTTATGTGGacgattttgaaaatttgcaaaatttagtaaattacctaaaatatttagataaaaatgtgacagcTTATAAAGAATATTTGAAATGGAGAACAATGAAACCCGAAGAAATGCCTAATTATGGTAGAAGCACCAAATTATGTCAATTATGTCGTGTTTTACACGGAATCAATGTAGACAATTTATTTAATCCGTTCTATTCGGAAAAGTATTCTTCCATACCTTTGTTTGGACATTCATCGGCACCACGTGTTGTGACTTCTTTAAGGGAGTGGTTTTACGGACCACTTAGCAAGGATTGTCTTGCGAATTACTAA
- the LOC143448999 gene encoding 4-galactosyl-N-acetylglucosaminide 3-alpha-L-fucosyltransferase FUT6-like isoform X1, which yields MVDRAVLSKILIVLIVLVTSSTYLCYNFLFTDTFNTFSKTHQVLLRWPKRLTSSTNQHEPFNDIQIPTTTKTASNQATSTGVGLTQVRANLSQKLHEALSNSTEQYNIIIWEPPFGAKSTNHLDQSKCGACDVSYDQGKVHDPMTKAVVFHFNQHKMPQTRRSDQYYVWWSMEGPPALRELRGMKLSEYDNVFNLTMTYSTFYRQDSDIYSPYSIAADVLQNIQSSGSGDPNKDLDQLISKKNAMVIWMVSNCGATKGAQTRMKLVQDVINAGLPVDRRGGCFPKNKPAPRGQQLEIISEFKFYFAFENSYHCLDYITEKLSFNAFKGGAVPVVFGAKKSDYQAVVPPNSCIYVDDFENLQNLVNYLKYLDKNVTAYKEYLKWRTMKPEEMPNYGRSTKLCQLCRVLHGINVDNLFNPFYSEKYSSIPLFGHSSAPRVVTSLREWFYGPLSKDCLANY from the exons ATGGTTGACAGAGCTGTTCTGAGCAAGATACTGATTGTTCTAATAGTGctggtgacgtcatcaacgtatctttgttacaattttcttttcacGGATACCTTTAATACTTTTTCCAAAACACATCAAGTCTTGTTACGTTGGCCGAAGAGATTAACGTCGTCCACTAACCAACATGAGCCGTTCAATGATATTCAAAttccaacaacaacaaaaactgcatCGAACCAAGCAACAAGCACTGGGGTCGGTTTAACGCAGGTTCGGGCCAATCTCTCACAAAAACTTCATGAAGCGTTGTCAAATTCTACTGAACAG TACAATATTATCATTTGGGAACCACCATTCGGAGCTAAATCAACAAATCATCTCGATCAATCCAAATGTGGGGCATGTGACGTTTCATATGATCAAGGAAAA GTGCACGATCCAATGACAAAGGCTGTAGTTTTCCACTTCAATCAACATAAAATGCCACAAACAAG ACGCTCGGACCAGTATTACGTGTGGTGGTCCATGGAAGGTCCCCCAGCACTACGAGAATTGAGAGGAATGAAACTATCAGAATATgacaatgttttcaatcttacAATGACGTACAG TACTTTTTATAGACAGGATTCTGACATATACAGCCCCTACTCAATTGCAGCTGACGTGTTGCAAAATATACAATCAAGCGGGTCAGGAGATCCAAATAAAGATCTTGATCAACTGATATCAAAAAAGAACGCAATGGTCATTTGGATGGTTTCAAACTGTGGTGCTACCAAAGGGGCCCAAACCAGGATGAAACTGGTTCAGGATGTGATAAATGCTGGGCTGCCAGTTGATCGACGAGGAGGttgttttccaaaaaacaAACCAGCACCTCGAGGGCAGCAGCTTGAAATTATCAGTGAATTCAAGTTCTACTTCGCTTTTGAAAACAGCTATCACTGTCTTGATTATATCACTGAAAAACTATCTTTTAATGCTTTCAAAGGAGGAGCTGTTCCTGTCGTTTTTGGAGCTAAGAAATCAGATTACCAAGCTGTTGTACCACCAAATTCTTGTATTTATGTGGacgattttgaaaatttgcaaaatttagtaaattacctaaaatatttagataaaaatgtgacagcTTATAAAGAATATTTGAAATGGAGAACAATGAAACCCGAAGAAATGCCTAATTATGGTAGAAGCACCAAATTATGTCAATTATGTCGTGTTTTACACGGAATCAATGTAGACAATTTATTTAATCCGTTCTATTCGGAAAAGTATTCTTCCATACCTTTGTTTGGACATTCATCGGCACCACGTGTTGTGACTTCTTTAAGGGAGTGGTTTTACGGACCACTTAGCAAGGATTGTCTTGCGAATTACTAA